One window of the Perca fluviatilis chromosome 5, GENO_Pfluv_1.0, whole genome shotgun sequence genome contains the following:
- the LOC120559055 gene encoding basic proline-rich protein-like, translating into MTCDWPKSSIHAKVFQELQKSMVVPGTQEPSGPGPQEPGNQGPGPRDPVARVQETNPGTQDPGPGNQAPGTQEPRRNRDPGTEPRNQEHRDPTEPRPQETQETPSPSEPQETRKPGMETRDQPEPQEGNPIRDPRNPGTPGRTRTQELTQETQPQVPGTPGNGTNGNPGTRPGPGPRKPGTGPSPTQDPRNQERTQDPRKPGTQTDPGRPGAPGTQEPGTEPQEPRDRPTRNQEPRNDRVPSPRTRRNQDQEPGRPRSQEPFQDQETQETRTPGNPGPRNQETQEPGTRKPQEPGTPEPGTPGTRNQPEPGNQDPGPQPGNPRKPSNRPGTRNPGNGSPGTQEPRKPEPGKEPGPRNPRNPGNKPQDPSPGIQEPQEPGTRKPQESRNPGTRNPRNQETQEQETQLKEMDPAIMTRTDLDARMNQVIHYQPHTG; encoded by the exons atgacctgtgattggccaaagtcttcCATCCACGCCAAAGTCTTCCAGGAGCTGCAGAAGTCTA TGGTGGTCCCAGGAACCCAGGAACCCAGTGGACCAGGACCCCAGGAACCAGGAAACCAGGGACCAGGACCCAGGGACCCAGTGGCCCGAGTCCAGGAAACCAACCCAGGAACCCAGGACCCAGGACCAGGAAACCAGGCCCCAGGGACCCAGGAGCCCCGACGGAACCGAGACCCAGGAACTGAACCCAGGAACCAGGAACACAGGGACCCGACCGAGCCCAGGCCCCAGGAGACCCAGGAAACCCCGAGTCCATCCGAGCCCCAGGAAACCAGGAAACCAGGAATGGAAACCAGGGACCAGCCCGAGCCCCAGGAAGGAAACCCCATCCGAGACCCCAGGAACCCAGGAACCCCAGGAAGAACCAGGACCCAGGAACTGACCCAGGAAACCCAGCCCCAGGTCCCAGGAACCCCAGGGAACGGAACGAATGGAAACCCAGGAACccgaccaggaccaggacccaGGAAACCAGGAACCGGCCCGAGTCCGACCCAGGACCCCAGGAACCAGGAACGGACCCAGGACCCCAGGAAACCAGGAACCCAGACCGACCCAGGAAGACCAGGAGCCCCAGGGACCCAGGAACCAGGAACCGAGCCCCAGGAGCCCAGGGACCGACCGACCAGGAACCAGGAACCCAGGAACGACCGAGTCCCGAGCCCCAGGACCAGGAGGAACCAGGACCAGGAACCAGGAAGACCCAGGTCCCAGGAACCATTCCAGGAccaggaaacccaggaaacCAGGACCCCAGGAAACCCAGGACCCAGGAACCAGGAAACCCAGGAACCAGGAACCAGGAAACCCCAGGAACCAGGAACCCCAGAACCAGGAACCCCAGGAACCAGAAACCAACCAGAACCAGGAAACCAGGACCCAGGACCACAACCAGGAAACCCCAGGAAACCCAGTAACCGCCCAGGAACCAGGAACCCAGGAAACGGATCCCCAGGAACCCAGGAACCCAGGAAACCAGAACCAGGAAAGGAACCAGGACCCAGGAACCCCAGGAACCCAGGAAACAAACCCCAGGACCCCAGCCCAGGAATCCAGGAACCCCAGGAACCAGGAACCAGGAAACCCCAGGAATCCAGGAACCCAGGAACCAGGAACCCCAGGAACCAGGAAACCCAGGAACAGGAAACCC AACTGAAGGAAATGGACCCAGCAATCATGACCAGAACTGATCTTGACGCAAGAATGAACCAGGTAATACACTACCAACCCCACACAGGATAA
- the LOC120559054 gene encoding transmembrane 4 L6 family member 1-like: MCVSRCLRRLLARLVATAMVCMLSNILLLLPDLKIHFLLEGHVTREATWATGLWGSGLLVLFAARAFLQSSETRGCCAFRCQMCSRLLFSFVCLLSGGVLLSGESDRSVPGSSLSLPRLLWTHPCPG, from the exons ATGTGTGTGTCGAGGTGTCTGCGCCGGCTCCTGGCTCGCCTGGTTGCCACGGCGATGGTCTGCATGCTGTCCaacatcctgctgctgcttccTGATCTGAAGATCCACTTCCTGTTGGAAGGTCATGTGACCAGAGAGGCCACATGGGCCACAGGCCTGTGGGGGTCCGGACTCCTG GTTCTGTTCGCAGCGCGAGCCTTTCTGCAGAGCAGCGAGACCCGAGGCTGCTGCGCTTTCAGGTGCCAG atgtgcTCCCGGCTGCTGTTCTcctttgtgtgtctcttgtcTGGCGGGGTTCTGCTGTCTGGTGAGTCTGACCGGTCTGTCCCAGggtcctctctgtctctaccacGACTCCTCTGGACCCACCCGTGCCCCGGCTGA